Proteins from a genomic interval of Pseudomonas anuradhapurensis:
- a CDS encoding anti-virulence regulator CigR family protein gives MAKRRWSVVALVTSIALAVGPSLSFADPGNGKGQGHGKNQHVQGQHGQGQGQGQQGQGHGGGSGGYGHPSIDHGYVLDILAGHRSYWNAGPALPPGIQKNLARGKPLPPGIAKKLDGRLLGQLPHYDGYEWMQAGVDLILVAVATGIIYEVLHGALD, from the coding sequence ATGGCAAAGCGTCGATGGTCGGTAGTTGCACTGGTTACCTCGATCGCCTTGGCAGTGGGGCCTTCCCTTTCCTTTGCCGACCCGGGTAACGGTAAGGGGCAGGGCCATGGCAAGAACCAGCATGTCCAGGGCCAACACGGGCAGGGTCAGGGCCAAGGCCAGCAAGGTCAAGGCCATGGTGGCGGTAGTGGCGGGTATGGCCACCCTTCGATCGACCATGGCTACGTGCTCGACATCCTGGCCGGCCACCGCAGTTACTGGAACGCCGGGCCGGCACTGCCCCCGGGTATCCAGAAGAACCTGGCCCGTGGCAAACCACTGCCGCCGGGTATCGCCAAGAAGCTCGATGGCCGGCTGTTGGGGCAGCTGCCGCATTACGACGGTTATGAGTGGATGCAGGCAGGTGTGGACCTGATCCTGGTGGCAGTCGCGACTGGGATTATCTACGAGGTGTTGCACGGCGCCCTGGATTGA
- a CDS encoding quinone oxidoreductase family protein produces the protein MSKVVRFHQTGGPEVLRYEDVEVGEPGPGQVRLRQVAVGLNYADTYFRNGTYPIPLPNGIGVEAAGVVEAVGEGVSQVAVGDRVTYTGFINTLGAYCTERLIPAAALIKLPDTIAFETAAAMTMRGLTSAYLLRRLHDFKPGDSLLLHAAAGGVGLIVAQWARLLGLNVIGTVSTEAKAEVARAHGCTHVINYSVEDVATRVRELTDGVGVNVVFDSVGKSTFMGSLDSLKRRGLMVCVGTASGTIPPFDPQLLAIKGSLQLTRPALADFIADPAEKADLAGELFDHVSSGRIRIEINQHYALQDAVQAHRDLEARKTTGSSIFVI, from the coding sequence ATGTCCAAAGTCGTACGTTTCCATCAGACCGGTGGCCCCGAGGTACTGCGCTACGAGGACGTCGAAGTCGGTGAGCCCGGCCCGGGGCAGGTGCGCTTGCGCCAGGTGGCGGTCGGCCTGAACTACGCCGACACCTATTTTCGCAACGGTACCTACCCGATCCCGCTGCCCAACGGCATCGGCGTGGAAGCTGCCGGCGTGGTAGAGGCAGTGGGTGAGGGCGTGAGCCAGGTCGCGGTCGGTGACCGGGTCACCTACACCGGCTTTATCAATACCCTCGGTGCCTATTGCACCGAGCGCCTGATTCCCGCTGCCGCATTGATCAAGCTGCCGGACACCATCGCCTTCGAAACGGCCGCTGCCATGACCATGCGTGGGCTGACCAGCGCCTACCTGTTGCGGCGGCTGCATGACTTCAAGCCTGGCGACAGCCTGCTGTTGCACGCTGCCGCGGGCGGGGTTGGCCTGATCGTCGCGCAGTGGGCGCGCTTGCTCGGGCTGAACGTGATCGGCACCGTGTCCACCGAGGCCAAGGCCGAAGTGGCCCGCGCGCATGGCTGCACCCATGTCATCAACTACAGCGTCGAGGACGTGGCCACGCGCGTGCGTGAGCTGACCGACGGGGTAGGGGTCAACGTGGTGTTCGACAGCGTCGGCAAGAGCACCTTCATGGGCTCGCTCGATTCACTCAAGCGCCGTGGCCTGATGGTCTGCGTCGGCACCGCTTCGGGCACGATCCCGCCCTTCGATCCGCAGCTGCTGGCGATCAAGGGCTCGCTGCAGCTCACTCGCCCGGCGTTGGCCGACTTCATCGCCGACCCGGCAGAAAAGGCCGACCTGGCCGGCGAGCTGTTCGATCACGTCAGTAGCGGGCGCATCCGTATCGAAATCAACCAGCATTACGCGTTGCAGGATGCCGTCCAGGCCCACCGTGACCTGGAAGCGCGCAAGACCACCGGCTCGTCGATCTTCGTCATCTGA
- a CDS encoding TauD/TfdA dioxygenase family protein: MHIEQLTCAIGAEVAGVNLADAVHDDDLFAELRAQLLRHRVLFLRDQHFSRAEHVAFARRFGDLEDHPVAGSDPEHPGLVQIYKRPDQANDRYENAWHTDATWREAPPMGCVLRCIECPPVGGDTMWANMVLAYENLPDDVKARIEGLRARHSIEASFGAAMPLEKRLALKAQFPDAEHPVVRTHPETGEKVLFVNAFTTHFSNYHTPQRVRFGQDANPGAGDLLRYLISQAYLPEYQVRWRWTPNSVAIWDNRSTQHYAVMDYPPCHRKMERAGIKGSATF, encoded by the coding sequence ATGCACATCGAACAACTGACCTGCGCGATCGGTGCGGAGGTGGCTGGGGTCAACCTGGCCGATGCGGTCCATGACGACGACCTGTTCGCCGAGCTGCGCGCACAGTTGCTCCGCCACCGTGTGTTGTTCCTGCGCGACCAGCACTTCAGCCGCGCCGAACACGTCGCCTTTGCCCGCCGCTTCGGCGACCTGGAAGACCACCCGGTGGCCGGCAGCGACCCGGAGCACCCGGGGCTGGTGCAGATCTACAAGCGCCCGGACCAAGCCAACGACCGCTATGAAAATGCCTGGCACACCGATGCCACCTGGCGCGAGGCACCGCCCATGGGCTGTGTGCTGCGTTGCATCGAATGCCCGCCAGTGGGTGGCGACACGATGTGGGCGAACATGGTGCTGGCCTATGAAAACCTGCCAGACGATGTGAAGGCCAGGATCGAAGGCCTGCGCGCCCGCCACAGCATCGAGGCCAGCTTTGGCGCGGCCATGCCACTGGAAAAGCGCCTGGCGTTGAAGGCGCAGTTCCCTGATGCCGAGCACCCGGTGGTGCGCACGCACCCGGAAACCGGCGAGAAGGTGTTGTTCGTCAACGCTTTCACCACCCATTTCAGCAATTACCACACCCCGCAGCGGGTGCGCTTCGGCCAGGATGCCAACCCCGGCGCTGGCGACCTGCTGCGCTACCTGATCAGCCAGGCCTACCTGCCCGAGTACCAGGTGCGCTGGCGCTGGACGCCCAACAGCGTGGCGATCTGGGACAACCGCAGCACCCAGCACTACGCCGTCATGGACTACCCACCGTGCCATCGCAAGATGGAGCGCGCCGGGATCAAGGGCAGCGCTACGTTCTAG
- a CDS encoding 3-keto-5-aminohexanoate cleavage protein: MQFFDDSLHPENMEKVVITVAPYGPEWMPEDFPEDIPLTMDEQVQKAVDCYEAGATVLHLHVRELDGKGSKRLSKFNELIAGVREAVPDMIIQVGGSISFAPESEGEAAKWLSDDTRHMLAELTPRPDQVTVAINTTQMNIMELLYPEYLHGTTLASPAIHAAYSEMTVPAGPAWVREHLRRLQASNIQPHFQLTGMHALETLERIVRRGDYMGPLNLTWIGIGGGFDGPNPFNFFNFIHRAPDGCTLTAESLLKNVLPFNTMALAMGLHPRCGNEDTIIDQRGKRFTSVQQIQQTVRVAHELGREIATGKEARAIYRIGQQYDSIEQTLKANGMAPNRQPGVRGVPQRG, encoded by the coding sequence ATGCAATTCTTCGACGATTCGTTGCACCCGGAAAACATGGAAAAGGTGGTGATCACCGTGGCCCCCTATGGCCCGGAGTGGATGCCCGAAGACTTCCCCGAAGATATCCCGCTGACCATGGACGAGCAGGTGCAGAAGGCCGTCGACTGCTATGAAGCAGGCGCCACCGTGTTGCACCTGCACGTGCGTGAGCTGGACGGCAAAGGCTCCAAGCGCCTGTCCAAGTTCAACGAGCTGATTGCCGGGGTGCGCGAAGCGGTGCCGGACATGATCATCCAGGTCGGCGGGTCGATTTCCTTCGCCCCGGAAAGCGAGGGTGAGGCGGCCAAATGGCTGTCGGACGACACCCGGCACATGCTCGCCGAGCTGACGCCCCGCCCCGACCAGGTGACCGTGGCCATCAACACCACGCAGATGAACATCATGGAGCTGCTGTACCCTGAATACCTGCACGGCACCACGTTGGCCAGCCCGGCGATCCATGCCGCCTACAGCGAGATGACCGTGCCGGCCGGCCCGGCCTGGGTCCGCGAACACCTGCGTCGCCTGCAGGCCAGCAACATCCAGCCGCATTTCCAGCTGACCGGCATGCACGCCCTGGAGACCCTCGAGCGCATCGTTCGCCGCGGTGACTACATGGGCCCGCTGAACCTGACCTGGATCGGCATTGGCGGCGGTTTCGACGGCCCCAACCCGTTCAACTTCTTCAACTTCATCCACCGTGCGCCAGACGGTTGTACCCTCACCGCCGAATCGCTGCTGAAGAATGTGCTGCCGTTCAACACCATGGCCCTGGCCATGGGCCTGCACCCGCGCTGCGGCAACGAAGACACCATCATCGACCAGCGGGGCAAGCGCTTCACCTCGGTGCAGCAGATCCAGCAGACCGTGCGCGTAGCCCACGAGCTGGGTCGGGAGATCGCCACGGGCAAGGAAGCCCGCGCTATCTACCGCATCGGCCAGCAGTACGACAGCATCGAGCAGACCCTCAAGGCCAATGGCATGGCGCCCAACCGCCAGCCGGGTGTGAGGGGTGTGCCGCAGCGCGGCTGA